The Candidatus Koribacter versatilis Ellin345 genome has a segment encoding these proteins:
- a CDS encoding EamA family transporter has product MSSSAETAVTTSVSTGKPQRAALAFSFLSTWIIWGSTYLAIRYAVETIPPLVTAGVRHFTAGSVLFAYCYFRGFRPTAKHWKGAFLIGAFYFLGGHGTLHWAEQRVSSGLAAVLIATEPLFIAAIMIFTGKERFSYWTLLGMLCGISGVAYLMGGEALHAPGQMVGILAVLAGSLSWGIGVCISPNAGLPEDPVASAGMTMFCGSLLLLTTAGVTGEIAAFHPHQVAMRSVLGLLFLIVFGSIVAFSAYVWLLGQVSPTMVSTHTFVNPAVAVLLGWAMAGEALTARLLVATLAILGSIAFIRRGTRAAAH; this is encoded by the coding sequence ATGAGCTCAAGCGCTGAAACAGCGGTCACGACAAGTGTTTCCACCGGCAAGCCTCAGCGTGCGGCGCTGGCCTTTTCGTTCCTTTCCACGTGGATCATTTGGGGCTCGACGTACCTCGCAATCCGCTATGCGGTGGAGACGATTCCGCCGCTGGTGACGGCAGGTGTACGCCACTTCACCGCAGGCTCGGTGCTGTTTGCGTACTGCTATTTCCGCGGATTTCGGCCCACGGCGAAGCATTGGAAGGGGGCGTTCCTGATTGGAGCGTTCTACTTCCTTGGCGGCCACGGAACACTGCATTGGGCGGAGCAGCGGGTGTCGTCGGGACTGGCGGCGGTGCTGATCGCAACGGAACCGCTGTTCATCGCGGCGATCATGATCTTCACCGGTAAAGAACGCTTCAGCTACTGGACACTGCTCGGGATGCTATGCGGGATCAGCGGCGTAGCGTACCTGATGGGCGGCGAAGCGCTGCACGCTCCGGGGCAGATGGTGGGGATCCTGGCAGTTCTGGCGGGATCGCTGTCGTGGGGCATCGGGGTGTGCATCTCTCCGAATGCGGGGCTTCCGGAAGATCCGGTTGCAAGCGCCGGAATGACTATGTTTTGCGGTTCTCTGCTGCTGCTGACGACGGCCGGCGTCACCGGCGAGATCGCGGCGTTTCATCCGCACCAGGTCGCGATGCGGTCGGTACTCGGGCTGCTGTTCCTGATTGTCTTCGGGTCGATCGTGGCGTTCTCGGCGTACGTGTGGCTGCTCGGCCAGGTGTCGCCTACGATGGTTTCGACGCATACCTTTGTGAACCCGGCAGTAGCCGTACTGCTGGGCTGGGCCATGGCGGGCGAGGCGCTGACGGCGCGCCTGTTAGTGGCAACGCTGGCGATTCTCGGGTCGATTGCGTTCATCCGTCGAGGAACGCGGGCCGCAGCGCACTAA
- a CDS encoding glycoside hydrolase family 125 protein has translation MNITRRDVAKLGAAALINACAERSSIAQQAPSFDPAKGRPAPNQRKFQSAAVEDVIAKTKAKLGDTRLARLFENCFPNTLDTTVRTGSLYGKPDTFVITGDIPAMWLRDSSAQIFPYLPLAKRDPDLQRLLAGVIHRQVRCINIDPYANAFNFDREGSEFDHDLTQMRPELHERKWEIDSLCYPVRLAYHYWKTTADSSVFDEPWHEAARKIAKTFREQQRKTSLGPYSFRRETTTPNDTLNLDGYGNPVRPVGLIASGFRPSDDSCIFPFLIPSNLFAVLSLTQLSEILTQIYKDEPLSRDCNALAQEVREAINKYGKTQHLKYGEIYAYEVDGYGGQLLMDDANVPSLLSLPYLGICEPSDAIYQNTRRFVLSEDNPYFFKGKAAEGIGGPHVGLNMIWPLSLIIRGLTSTDHVEIDNCQKTLVATDAGTGFMHESFDKDDPSKFTRAWFAWANTLFGEFVLKTLALK, from the coding sequence ATGAACATTACCCGTCGTGACGTCGCCAAACTCGGCGCAGCCGCACTCATCAACGCCTGCGCCGAGCGATCCTCCATCGCACAGCAAGCTCCTTCATTCGACCCTGCAAAAGGCCGCCCCGCACCGAACCAGCGCAAGTTCCAAAGTGCCGCCGTCGAAGACGTGATCGCCAAGACGAAGGCGAAACTCGGCGACACGCGCCTTGCTCGGCTCTTCGAAAATTGCTTCCCCAACACGCTCGACACCACCGTTCGCACCGGCTCCCTCTATGGCAAGCCCGACACCTTCGTCATCACCGGCGACATCCCCGCCATGTGGCTGCGCGACTCCAGTGCTCAGATCTTTCCATACCTGCCGCTCGCCAAGCGCGATCCCGATCTCCAGCGCCTGCTCGCCGGCGTAATCCACCGCCAGGTGCGCTGCATCAACATCGATCCCTATGCGAATGCCTTCAACTTCGATCGCGAAGGCAGCGAGTTCGATCACGATCTGACGCAAATGCGTCCTGAACTCCACGAACGCAAGTGGGAGATTGATTCGTTGTGCTATCCCGTTCGCCTCGCATACCACTACTGGAAGACCACCGCCGATAGCAGCGTCTTCGATGAGCCTTGGCACGAAGCCGCTCGCAAAATCGCGAAGACGTTCCGCGAGCAGCAGCGCAAGACCAGCCTTGGCCCCTACTCATTCCGCCGCGAAACCACCACGCCCAACGACACGCTCAACCTCGACGGCTACGGCAACCCCGTGCGCCCGGTTGGCCTGATTGCCAGCGGCTTCCGCCCCTCCGACGACTCCTGCATCTTCCCGTTTCTCATCCCGTCGAACCTCTTCGCGGTCCTCTCGCTTACGCAGTTGAGCGAAATTCTCACCCAGATCTACAAAGATGAACCGCTCTCCCGCGATTGCAACGCTCTCGCGCAGGAGGTTCGCGAAGCGATCAACAAATACGGCAAGACGCAGCATCTGAAGTACGGCGAGATCTACGCCTACGAAGTGGATGGCTACGGCGGCCAACTTCTGATGGACGATGCCAACGTCCCCAGCCTGCTCTCGCTGCCGTATCTCGGCATCTGCGAACCGTCCGATGCCATCTACCAGAACACCCGCCGCTTCGTTCTCAGCGAAGACAATCCATACTTTTTCAAAGGCAAAGCCGCCGAAGGGATCGGCGGCCCGCACGTCGGCCTGAATATGATCTGGCCGCTCTCGCTGATCATTCGCGGCCTTACCAGCACCGATCATGTCGAAATCGACAATTGTCAGAAGACTCTCGTCGCCACCGACGCCGGCACCGGCTTCATGCACGAATCGTTCGACAAGGACGATCCGTCAAAGTTCACTCGCGCATGGTTCGCCTGGGCCAATACGCTCTTTGGGGAGTTCGTCCTCAAGACGCTGGCGCTGAAATAA
- a CDS encoding NmrA/HSCARG family protein, with amino-acid sequence MSSSKIIAVAGATGSQGGGLVRAILADKSGEFRVRALTRDPNSAKAQDLAKAGAEVVHADVDDIESLKGAFIGCYGAFCVTFFWNHFSPEHETQQAANLAKAAAAAGVQHAIWSTLEDTREFYPLSDTRMPTLMGNYKVPHLDSKGEADKIFAAALPTTLLLTSFYWDNFIHFGMGPKRGADGKLTFSLPMADAKLAGIAAEDIGRCSYGIFKKGNEFIGKRVGVVGEWLTGNEMAERMAEAFGEPVTYQAIPFDVYRGLGFPGADDLGNMFQFFAEQQKAMAGTRSVEGSRALDPQLQDLRTWLAHNKDGIKLE; translated from the coding sequence ATGAGCAGTTCCAAAATCATTGCCGTCGCCGGTGCGACGGGATCGCAAGGCGGTGGACTCGTTCGCGCCATTCTTGCGGACAAAAGCGGCGAATTCCGCGTCCGCGCACTGACCCGCGATCCCAACTCCGCCAAAGCGCAGGACCTCGCCAAGGCCGGTGCTGAAGTCGTGCACGCCGATGTCGACGACATCGAGAGCCTGAAGGGCGCCTTCATCGGATGTTACGGCGCGTTCTGCGTGACCTTCTTCTGGAACCACTTCTCCCCCGAACACGAAACCCAGCAGGCCGCGAACCTCGCGAAGGCCGCAGCCGCTGCGGGCGTGCAACATGCGATCTGGTCAACGCTGGAAGACACCCGCGAGTTCTACCCGCTCAGCGATACTCGCATGCCCACGCTCATGGGCAACTACAAAGTCCCGCACCTCGATTCCAAGGGCGAGGCCGACAAAATCTTCGCCGCCGCACTCCCCACAACATTACTGCTGACTTCTTTCTACTGGGATAACTTCATCCACTTTGGGATGGGTCCCAAGCGCGGCGCCGATGGCAAACTCACCTTCAGCCTCCCGATGGCTGATGCGAAACTCGCTGGCATCGCCGCTGAAGATATCGGTCGGTGCTCGTACGGCATCTTTAAGAAGGGAAACGAGTTCATCGGCAAGCGCGTCGGCGTCGTCGGGGAATGGCTCACCGGCAACGAGATGGCGGAGCGCATGGCCGAGGCCTTCGGCGAACCGGTCACCTATCAAGCCATCCCGTTCGACGTCTACCGCGGCCTCGGATTCCCTGGCGCCGACGACCTTGGCAACATGTTCCAGTTCTTCGCCGAGCAGCAGAAAGCGATGGCCGGCACCCGCTCCGTCGAAGGCTCGCGCGCGCTGGACCCACAGTTGCAGGACTTACGCACCTGGCTCGCGCACAACAAGGACGGCATCAAGCTCGAGTAG
- a CDS encoding DUF3592 domain-containing protein → MKSMDYVVGVILLLVILGGGFFLRLGLRNIWRGVASASWPRVSGTVVRSTTNATTDVNKNTGQRDKMYSADIAFQYNVSGHDYTTTTLHFGQTLGSGGSSDAEIRHLRYPQGATVTIAYNPKDPSIAAAEPGFSLEAFWLVAAGLAFILPCVMAGILVYTTESGRNESRGMAIGAGIFASIFAVLGIAALCAGLTTVWRAKSSVHWPTAEGVIRYANMQTEDKAQRVSDGEGVSHVEHSESYSTNLVFEYEVSGEKYFANVRRFGVLNGDLAQEADAAEKYPLGAKVTVAYSPVNPNVAVLEPGTQGATYAMAGVGAACLFFASVVFIWIIPSMLRF, encoded by the coding sequence ATGAAGAGCATGGACTACGTGGTCGGTGTCATCCTGCTGCTCGTGATCCTGGGCGGAGGCTTCTTCCTGCGGCTCGGGCTGCGGAACATCTGGCGCGGCGTGGCAAGTGCGAGTTGGCCGCGCGTGAGCGGAACCGTCGTGCGCTCCACCACCAATGCTACGACCGATGTGAACAAGAACACCGGCCAACGCGACAAGATGTATTCCGCGGACATCGCGTTCCAGTACAACGTGAGTGGCCACGACTACACGACGACCACGCTGCACTTCGGACAGACGCTGGGATCGGGCGGATCTTCGGACGCCGAGATTCGGCACCTACGCTATCCGCAGGGCGCGACCGTCACGATCGCTTACAACCCGAAAGACCCGTCCATTGCGGCTGCTGAGCCGGGGTTCTCTCTGGAAGCGTTCTGGCTAGTGGCCGCGGGGTTGGCGTTCATTCTCCCGTGTGTGATGGCGGGAATCCTGGTGTACACGACGGAGAGCGGGAGGAATGAAAGCCGCGGCATGGCGATCGGCGCGGGGATTTTCGCCAGCATTTTCGCCGTGCTGGGAATTGCGGCGCTCTGCGCGGGACTGACAACAGTCTGGCGCGCGAAGAGCAGCGTGCATTGGCCAACTGCCGAGGGCGTGATTCGCTACGCGAACATGCAGACCGAAGACAAAGCTCAGCGTGTGAGTGATGGCGAAGGGGTAAGCCACGTTGAACACTCCGAAAGCTACTCAACGAACCTGGTGTTTGAGTACGAAGTGAGTGGAGAAAAATACTTCGCGAATGTACGGCGTTTCGGCGTGCTGAATGGCGACCTCGCGCAGGAGGCGGATGCGGCGGAAAAGTATCCGCTGGGAGCGAAGGTCACAGTCGCGTACTCGCCGGTGAATCCGAATGTGGCGGTGCTGGAACCAGGCACTCAAGGGGCGACCTACGCGATGGCTGGCGTGGGTGCGGCTTGCCTGTTCTTCGCCAGCGTGGTGTTTATCTGGATTATTCCGAGCATGTTGCGGTTTTAG